The following coding sequences are from one Arthrobacter sp. 24S4-2 window:
- a CDS encoding DUF5998 family protein, translating into MTQPPTSKPQAPMSGHQAAHSHSAHDHGAQGQSLEGALQQAGFYPRLVADVVEDALDGRDCMAHLVHLETHFDRAEVRRHITVLVLTDDMLVIAHVDDQQLDEAGEQIVAQISTESVPVAQIRSVVLSYMYAQPQNYKPSDPVRELTLSIAWSGGQRLDMGPASCGDPQCEADHGYSGTIAQEDIVLRISAEADGLQAVQDAKLFARALRAVNTGSAAPVPHAGTLAPPRPRTGVFGNRLSRGHQR; encoded by the coding sequence ATGACCCAGCCTCCCACGTCGAAGCCGCAAGCACCCATGTCCGGCCACCAGGCCGCACACAGCCACAGCGCACATGACCACGGTGCCCAGGGGCAGAGCCTCGAAGGGGCGCTCCAGCAGGCGGGCTTCTACCCCCGGCTGGTGGCCGATGTTGTGGAAGACGCCCTGGACGGCCGCGACTGCATGGCGCACCTTGTGCACCTCGAGACGCACTTCGACCGCGCCGAGGTCCGCCGCCATATCACCGTGCTGGTGCTGACGGACGACATGCTGGTCATTGCCCACGTTGACGACCAGCAGCTGGACGAGGCCGGGGAACAGATCGTTGCGCAGATTTCCACGGAGTCGGTGCCCGTGGCGCAAATCCGCTCCGTGGTGCTCAGTTACATGTATGCCCAGCCGCAGAACTACAAACCCTCGGATCCCGTCCGCGAGCTCACCCTTTCCATTGCCTGGTCCGGCGGCCAGCGGCTGGACATGGGCCCGGCCAGCTGCGGCGACCCGCAGTGCGAAGCCGACCACGGCTACAGCGGCACCATCGCGCAGGAAGACATTGTGCTGCGCATCAGCGCCGAAGCGGACGGCCTGCAGGCCGTGCAGGATGCGAAGCTGTTCGCCCGGGCGCTGCGCGCTGTCAACACCGGGTCGGCCGCGCCTGTGCCGCACGCCGGCACCCTGGCTCCGCCGCGTCCCCGTACGGGGGTCTTCGGCAACCGCCTGAGCCGCGGGCACCAGCGCTGA
- a CDS encoding DUF3159 domain-containing protein yields the protein MTPSENPDPAAGSAASEPVKPPPTPESPSVADLAEGYAVKAGLHRSKDGSIDVLKSAGGLQGIAESIVPGLVFLVAFTITRELTLSLASALAGAAAFTVARLVQRRPLTQALAGIAGVGVSAWLANTTGKAEDFYVPGFFTNAAYIAGMVISIALRWPIAGLLFGFIRNEGLDWRKDPARVRAYRLGTWVIVAVLALRLLVQVPLYLLGEQGLPGLATTRLIMGAPLYILGIWVAWLVTKPAARTQPAAPTQA from the coding sequence ATGACGCCGTCCGAGAACCCGGATCCCGCAGCCGGATCCGCCGCGTCCGAACCGGTCAAACCACCGCCCACACCCGAGTCCCCATCGGTGGCAGACCTCGCGGAAGGGTACGCCGTCAAGGCGGGCCTGCACCGGTCCAAGGACGGCAGCATCGACGTGCTCAAGAGTGCCGGCGGCCTGCAGGGCATCGCCGAAAGCATCGTTCCCGGGCTCGTGTTCCTGGTGGCCTTCACCATCACACGCGAACTGACACTCTCCCTCGCGTCCGCCCTGGCGGGGGCCGCGGCCTTCACGGTGGCCCGGCTGGTCCAACGGCGTCCGTTGACGCAGGCGCTGGCCGGGATCGCCGGCGTCGGCGTTTCCGCGTGGCTGGCCAACACCACCGGGAAAGCGGAAGACTTCTACGTCCCGGGCTTCTTCACCAACGCCGCCTACATTGCGGGGATGGTGATCTCCATTGCGCTCCGGTGGCCCATCGCCGGGCTGCTCTTCGGGTTCATCCGTAACGAAGGCCTGGACTGGCGCAAGGATCCCGCACGCGTCAGGGCATACCGGCTGGGCACCTGGGTGATTGTGGCCGTGCTGGCTCTGCGGCTGCTGGTGCAGGTTCCCCTGTACCTCCTCGGCGAGCAGGGCCTGCCGGGCCTCGCCACAACACGGCTCATCATGGGCGCGCCGCTGTACATCCTCGGCATCTGGGTTGCCTGGCTTGTTACCAAGCCCGCTGCCCGGACGCAGCCGGCGGCCCCGACGCAGGCCTAG
- a CDS encoding TrkA family potassium uptake protein, with the protein MKVVIVGAGSVGSSIARELLAHKHEILLIDLKPEVIGRSGLRGAHWLVGDACELSTLQDAKLEDAEVVVSATGDDKVNLVVSLLAKTEFGVGRTVGRVNNPKNDWMFNDSWGVDVAVNTPQLMTALVEEAVEIGDLVRLLTLQTGVSSLVEFTVPHDSYVIGLTVGDIDWPEDSTLVAILRDQAPITPSRDDVIDGGDELFFVTTIAAEDDLRALLSPEQQQDHQPASDGTLSDAVPQPEQQAPEDDGFEG; encoded by the coding sequence GTGAAAGTCGTCATCGTCGGGGCGGGCAGCGTCGGTTCCTCGATCGCCCGCGAGCTTCTCGCCCACAAACACGAGATTCTGCTTATCGACCTGAAACCGGAGGTGATCGGCCGCAGCGGGCTCCGCGGCGCGCATTGGCTGGTCGGCGATGCCTGCGAGCTGAGCACGCTTCAGGATGCCAAGCTCGAAGACGCCGAAGTGGTGGTCTCGGCTACGGGAGACGACAAGGTCAACCTGGTGGTCTCGCTCCTGGCGAAGACCGAGTTCGGCGTCGGCCGTACGGTCGGCCGGGTTAACAACCCCAAGAACGACTGGATGTTCAACGATTCCTGGGGGGTCGACGTCGCCGTCAACACCCCGCAGCTCATGACCGCCCTCGTGGAAGAAGCTGTGGAAATCGGCGACCTCGTCCGGCTGCTGACCCTGCAGACCGGGGTCTCGTCACTGGTGGAGTTCACCGTCCCGCACGACTCGTACGTCATCGGGCTCACCGTGGGTGACATTGACTGGCCGGAAGACTCAACCCTCGTGGCGATCCTGCGGGACCAGGCTCCCATCACGCCAAGCCGGGACGACGTGATCGACGGCGGCGACGAGCTCTTCTTCGTCACCACGATTGCGGCCGAGGACGACCTGCGGGCGCTGCTTTCGCCCGAACAGCAGCAGGACCACCAGCCTGCATCCGACGGCACGCTTTCCGACGCTGTCCCGCAGCCGGAGCAGCAGGCCCCGGAGGACGACGGCTTCGAGGGCTAG
- a CDS encoding TrkA family potassium uptake protein, with protein sequence MAHFVIMGCGRVGATLAHTLEDAGHSVAIIDQDDRAFRRLRTGFSGRKVTGVGFDRETLKQAGVSEAYAFAAVSSGDNSNILATRVARETFHVPHVVARIYDPGRAEIYQRLGIPTVAAVRWSADQVLRRILPEQHLAGDFREPSGRLVLAEIDLDPSWIGHAVSEIEKVAGIRVAYLTRFGEGMLPGSGTSYQEGDTVHAMVRVDRSAEVGHILAKEPPKEQ encoded by the coding sequence GTGGCGCACTTCGTGATCATGGGTTGTGGGCGCGTGGGAGCAACACTGGCGCACACCCTCGAGGATGCGGGCCACTCGGTGGCCATCATCGACCAGGACGACCGCGCGTTCCGCCGGCTCCGCACCGGGTTCTCCGGCCGCAAGGTCACGGGAGTCGGGTTCGACCGGGAGACCCTCAAGCAGGCAGGCGTGTCCGAGGCCTATGCCTTCGCCGCCGTATCCAGCGGTGACAACTCCAATATCCTGGCCACCCGGGTTGCCCGCGAGACCTTCCACGTCCCCCACGTCGTGGCCAGGATCTACGACCCCGGCCGTGCCGAGATCTACCAGCGCCTGGGCATCCCCACGGTCGCGGCGGTGCGGTGGAGCGCGGACCAGGTCCTGCGGCGGATCCTGCCCGAACAGCACCTTGCCGGCGACTTCCGTGAGCCGTCCGGCAGGCTGGTGCTCGCCGAAATCGATCTCGACCCGTCGTGGATCGGGCATGCCGTGTCCGAAATCGAGAAGGTGGCCGGTATCCGGGTTGCCTACCTGACCAGGTTCGGCGAAGGGATGCTGCCCGGATCCGGAACGTCCTACCAGGAGGGCGACACCGTCCATGCCATGGTGCGCGTGGACCGGAGCGCCGAAGTCGGCCACATTCTTGCCAAAGAACCACCCAAGGAGCAGTAA
- the dut gene encoding dUTP diphosphatase, translated as MTEETAAVSTLPPNSLEGGAGAYGSPTLSVQLKMLDDGLEAPSYAHPGDAGADLRAREDVVLEPGERRLVPTGVSIALPNGFVALIHPRSGLATKHGLTVVNAPGTVDAGYRGEIAVTLLNTDRDKAIELRRGDRIAQMVIQRVEYAQFVAVAELSDSVRGDGGFGSTGGFGSAGGLATPRA; from the coding sequence GTGACTGAAGAAACTGCAGCCGTGAGTACCTTGCCGCCGAACTCCCTCGAAGGGGGTGCGGGAGCGTACGGATCACCCACCCTGTCCGTGCAGCTGAAAATGCTCGACGACGGGCTCGAAGCCCCGTCCTACGCACATCCCGGGGACGCGGGGGCGGACCTGCGTGCCCGCGAGGACGTGGTCCTTGAACCCGGGGAACGCCGCCTTGTGCCTACCGGAGTCTCCATCGCGCTGCCGAACGGATTCGTTGCCCTGATCCACCCGCGCTCCGGACTTGCCACCAAGCACGGACTGACCGTGGTTAACGCGCCCGGAACGGTCGACGCCGGATACCGCGGCGAAATCGCAGTGACCCTGCTGAACACGGACCGTGACAAGGCCATCGAGCTGCGCCGCGGCGATAGAATTGCACAAATGGTCATTCAACGCGTGGAGTACGCGCAGTTTGTGGCCGTGGCGGAATTGAGCGACTCGGTCCGCGGTGACGGCGGCTTTGGTTCCACCGGTGGTTTTGGTTCAGCCGGCGGGTTGGCCACACCGCGGGCCTGA
- a CDS encoding thymidine kinase produces the protein MAELVFFSGTMDCGKSTLALQMDHNHRARGRGGVRFSRNDRAGGARISSRLGLETDCVEVLDSTDFWDEVIQRRTRGLRVDYLICDEAQFYSPSQVEQLARVVDEIDVDVFAFGISADFRTRLFPGSQRLIELADRVQVLQVEALCWCGRRATHNARTVDGVMVTEGAQVVVGDVDMAGDLGTANEADHTPVVGYETLCRRHFMRRVTAHGANVMAQQDQLLPFEVDACLWHGSNGHGSSGDSSGGHGSREARRG, from the coding sequence GTGGCTGAACTCGTCTTCTTCTCGGGAACCATGGACTGCGGAAAGTCCACGCTCGCCCTGCAGATGGACCACAACCACCGCGCCCGCGGACGCGGTGGGGTCCGGTTCAGCCGCAACGACCGTGCCGGCGGCGCCCGGATTTCCAGCCGCCTCGGGCTGGAAACCGATTGCGTCGAGGTGCTTGATTCCACGGACTTCTGGGACGAAGTGATCCAGCGCCGGACACGCGGCCTCCGGGTGGATTACCTCATCTGCGATGAGGCCCAGTTCTACTCCCCGTCGCAGGTGGAACAGCTGGCCCGCGTGGTGGACGAGATCGACGTCGATGTGTTTGCTTTCGGCATTAGTGCGGATTTCCGCACCCGGCTCTTCCCGGGATCCCAGCGGCTGATCGAACTCGCGGACCGTGTCCAGGTGCTTCAGGTGGAGGCACTTTGCTGGTGCGGGCGCCGGGCCACCCACAATGCACGCACGGTCGACGGCGTGATGGTTACCGAAGGCGCGCAGGTGGTGGTGGGCGACGTCGATATGGCCGGGGACCTGGGCACTGCAAACGAAGCGGACCACACCCCTGTGGTGGGTTACGAGACGCTGTGCCGGCGCCACTTCATGCGGCGGGTCACTGCCCACGGCGCCAACGTCATGGCCCAGCAGGACCAGTTGCTGCCGTTCGAAGTGGATGCCTGCCTGTGGCACGGCTCAAATGGGCACGGCTCAAGCGGGGATAGTTCCGGTGGGCACGGCTCAAGAGAAGCCCGCAGGGGCTGA
- a CDS encoding DUF3710 domain-containing protein, producing MVFGRGKKAKKDQAAEPGESQETPVSGAGEGTGRQATGPFDVSEIDSTNGYVDLGALLIAPREGLQLRLEVEEATQRVVAVTMDLDGSSLQLQAFAAPRSEGLWDEIREQIGESVGSQGGQVEEVPGAFGPELLAKLPAATTDGTGGYRVARFIGVDGPRWFLRGVLGGEAAIDRDAAANLESLFRQIVVVRGESPMPPRDLLQLRLPKDASGPAPQGAPEFERPERGPEITQIG from the coding sequence ATGGTTTTTGGGCGTGGCAAGAAAGCCAAGAAGGACCAGGCGGCAGAGCCCGGGGAATCCCAGGAAACTCCAGTTTCCGGGGCCGGGGAGGGCACCGGCCGGCAAGCCACGGGACCGTTTGACGTCTCGGAGATCGACAGCACCAACGGTTACGTCGACCTCGGCGCGCTGCTGATCGCCCCCCGTGAGGGTCTCCAGCTTCGGCTCGAGGTCGAGGAAGCCACCCAGCGGGTCGTGGCCGTCACCATGGACCTGGACGGTTCCAGCCTGCAGCTCCAGGCCTTCGCCGCCCCGCGCAGCGAAGGACTCTGGGATGAAATCCGTGAGCAGATCGGCGAGTCCGTGGGAAGCCAGGGCGGGCAGGTCGAGGAGGTTCCCGGAGCCTTCGGTCCCGAACTGCTCGCGAAGCTCCCGGCGGCGACCACCGATGGTACCGGCGGCTACCGCGTGGCCCGGTTCATCGGCGTCGACGGCCCCCGCTGGTTCCTCCGCGGCGTGCTGGGCGGCGAGGCCGCAATAGACCGTGACGCCGCGGCGAACCTCGAGTCGCTGTTCCGCCAAATCGTGGTGGTCCGGGGCGAAAGCCCGATGCCGCCGCGGGACCTGCTGCAGCTCCGTCTGCCGAAGGATGCCTCCGGCCCCGCACCACAGGGCGCCCCGGAATTCGAGCGGCCCGAGCGCGGACCGGAGATCACCCAGATTGGCTGA
- a CDS encoding DUF3093 domain-containing protein has protein sequence MPESSAAAPAPNSTPRGATVLYSEKLHPNLWIWLVAAGMSAAGILVFAPISIAAGITAALVLFAIISVLLVVSTPSITVTPDTLQVGRATIERRHVGAVSQFRGKEATAERGTRLNGLAYLCIRGWVDPVVRIEITDPSDPTPYWLTSTRRPEQLLAALTTS, from the coding sequence ATGCCGGAATCTAGTGCAGCTGCGCCTGCCCCCAACAGCACACCCCGCGGAGCAACAGTGCTTTACAGCGAGAAGCTGCACCCCAATCTTTGGATCTGGCTGGTGGCCGCGGGCATGTCCGCCGCAGGCATCCTGGTGTTCGCCCCGATCAGCATCGCTGCCGGCATCACTGCCGCACTTGTGCTGTTCGCCATCATCTCGGTGCTGCTGGTGGTGTCCACTCCGTCCATCACGGTGACGCCGGACACCTTGCAGGTGGGCAGGGCCACGATCGAGCGCCGCCATGTGGGAGCGGTGTCGCAGTTCCGGGGCAAAGAAGCCACGGCGGAGCGGGGCACGCGCCTGAACGGGCTGGCCTATCTGTGTATCCGCGGCTGGGTGGACCCGGTGGTTCGGATCGAAATCACTGATCCGTCCGACCCCACTCCCTACTGGCTCACGTCCACGCGACGGCCGGAGCAACTGCTGGCGGCCCTCACCACTTCCTGA
- the sepH gene encoding septation protein SepH, whose protein sequence is MQDLRLVGVHDDGGHLLLSGTGGEMFRLPIDEALRLAASRSPARAAAPVAPVALSPRDIQARIRSGATAAEVSELSGIPLAKVQRYEGPVLAERDYVAQQARKIEVASPAPGHDVYRSAFGDNPATLGDMVAHRLTAHGIDSSTVDWDSWRRPDGTWTVVARFEPKPGGHASIGEEPPAMWTFIPTRKSLQNANRWAQQLSELEPLDGPVPARRLSAVSDRPFDFETDAEAAAARTASGQPGKDSDGLLDMLRSRRGQRLGVDEDGDDALAMLLTNGVPAAHPRPSEVVAEPEPEETGSGTQKADAPAAKGDSLTRKRDGRAAMLSRLSLAPRQNGEEDDRLSLHAGVSTETREITIVASPLRPVENPDEASGTGTGSLPAVPDAGPHREAATGPESTPVREPAPGRQSGWDRESSPNVGLDELLGGGSPRRSRDDVLAGTRNDTRSDRDAEQPERQPAKPKRSSVPSWDEIVFGARGD, encoded by the coding sequence ATGCAGGATCTAAGGCTTGTAGGCGTCCACGACGACGGAGGGCATCTCCTGTTGAGCGGCACCGGCGGCGAGATGTTCCGGCTGCCGATCGACGAAGCTCTCCGGCTCGCGGCCAGCCGCTCTCCGGCGCGCGCTGCCGCTCCTGTGGCGCCCGTCGCCCTGTCCCCGAGGGACATCCAGGCGCGCATCCGCAGCGGGGCAACGGCTGCAGAAGTGTCCGAACTCTCCGGTATCCCGCTGGCAAAGGTGCAGCGCTACGAAGGACCCGTGCTCGCGGAACGCGACTATGTGGCCCAACAGGCCCGAAAGATCGAAGTGGCATCCCCTGCCCCTGGCCACGATGTCTACCGTTCCGCATTCGGTGACAACCCGGCCACCCTCGGCGACATGGTCGCCCACCGGCTCACGGCCCACGGCATCGACTCCTCAACCGTCGACTGGGACTCCTGGCGGCGCCCCGACGGAACGTGGACCGTGGTTGCCCGGTTCGAACCCAAACCGGGCGGACATGCAAGCATCGGTGAAGAACCGCCCGCCATGTGGACTTTCATTCCCACCCGGAAATCTTTGCAGAACGCCAACCGCTGGGCCCAGCAGCTGAGCGAACTGGAGCCGCTGGACGGCCCGGTACCTGCCCGCCGCCTGTCCGCTGTCTCCGACCGCCCGTTCGACTTTGAAACAGACGCCGAGGCGGCCGCCGCACGGACGGCATCGGGCCAGCCCGGCAAGGATTCCGACGGACTGCTCGATATGCTGCGGTCACGCCGGGGCCAGCGCCTGGGCGTGGACGAAGACGGCGACGACGCCCTGGCCATGCTGCTGACCAACGGAGTGCCGGCAGCCCACCCCAGGCCCTCCGAAGTGGTGGCGGAACCCGAACCCGAAGAAACCGGGAGCGGGACACAAAAGGCCGATGCACCGGCCGCCAAGGGGGATTCCCTTACGCGCAAACGCGACGGCCGGGCCGCGATGCTCTCGCGCCTGAGCCTGGCTCCGCGGCAGAACGGGGAGGAAGACGACCGGCTTAGCCTCCATGCCGGAGTGAGCACGGAAACCCGGGAAATCACGATTGTTGCCTCCCCGCTGCGCCCGGTTGAGAATCCGGACGAGGCGTCCGGAACGGGTACCGGGAGTTTGCCGGCGGTTCCCGATGCCGGCCCGCACCGCGAAGCAGCCACCGGCCCTGAATCCACGCCCGTCCGGGAACCCGCTCCCGGCCGGCAGTCCGGCTGGGACCGTGAGTCAAGTCCCAATGTGGGCCTGGATGAGCTGCTGGGCGGCGGGAGCCCGCGCCGCAGCCGGGATGACGTACTTGCCGGTACTAGGAATGACACCAGGAGCGACCGTGATGCCGAGCAGCCGGAGCGGCAACCCGCAAAGCCGAAACGCTCCAGCGTGCCCAGCTGGGATGAAATAGTGTTCGGCGCACGCGGGGACTAA
- a CDS encoding DUF4193 domain-containing protein translates to MATDYDAPRKSEEEQNEDSIEELKARRTDKPTAVVDEDESDLAEGYELPGADLSGEELLVRVLPAQADEFTCSSCFLVRHRSQIAREKDGLLFCKECEG, encoded by the coding sequence ATGGCGACAGATTATGATGCGCCGCGGAAATCAGAAGAGGAACAGAACGAAGATTCCATTGAGGAACTGAAAGCCAGGCGCACTGACAAGCCCACGGCAGTGGTGGATGAGGACGAATCCGACCTCGCCGAAGGCTACGAACTCCCCGGCGCTGATTTGTCTGGTGAGGAACTCCTCGTGCGGGTACTTCCTGCCCAGGCTGATGAATTCACGTGCTCGTCATGCTTCCTCGTCCGGCACCGCTCGCAGATCGCCCGTGAAAAGGACGGGTTGCTCTTCTGCAAGGAATGCGAGGGCTGA
- a CDS encoding alkaline phosphatase family protein encodes MTPDHRPEPSALAIAEGATGASPLPPAPAFGQRSIAEVLTSAAASLGIPGFENRLNLPDAKRVCVVLADGLGRNLLKQKSAHTPYLRSVMQQGQGAVPVALDSAFPSTTASSLASFGTGLPAGQHGMVGYDVLDPSQDKVVNMLGNWDAGVDPRAWQPFPTVFERAAAHTDVTTISLPQFGSSPMTQAALRGARFIAAGTPHARTAAAAEAMLGADSSLMYFYVNDLDKAGHRYGCQSAQWEHQLEELDATVRRLNATLPPGTTVLLTADHGMLDVPESQRLDYSAEPALIAGVRHTAGEPRMVHLYLEPDAGEQQRALLIDAWRARFGDRIWAFTRDEAVAAGLFGDVRPDVRGRIGDVMIAARDALALYDTRRVRPTALEVVGQHGSLTKAEREVPLLCFQAQGRKGARG; translated from the coding sequence ATGACGCCAGACCACAGACCGGAACCGTCAGCCCTGGCCATTGCCGAAGGCGCCACCGGAGCCTCCCCGCTGCCCCCGGCCCCTGCTTTCGGGCAGCGGTCCATCGCCGAAGTCCTTACCAGCGCCGCTGCCAGTCTGGGGATACCGGGATTTGAGAACCGGCTGAACCTGCCTGACGCCAAGCGCGTGTGCGTGGTTTTGGCGGACGGGCTGGGCCGCAACCTGCTGAAGCAAAAATCGGCCCACACCCCGTACCTCCGCTCCGTGATGCAGCAGGGCCAGGGAGCCGTGCCGGTGGCCCTGGACTCGGCCTTTCCCTCCACCACGGCATCTTCCCTCGCCAGCTTCGGAACGGGGCTTCCTGCCGGTCAGCACGGCATGGTGGGCTACGACGTCCTCGACCCAAGCCAGGACAAAGTGGTCAACATGCTGGGAAACTGGGATGCCGGCGTCGACCCCCGCGCGTGGCAGCCGTTTCCCACCGTGTTTGAACGGGCTGCCGCCCACACGGATGTGACCACCATCAGCCTTCCTCAGTTCGGCTCCTCGCCCATGACGCAGGCCGCGCTGCGCGGGGCCCGGTTCATCGCCGCCGGCACGCCGCATGCCAGGACCGCAGCGGCGGCCGAGGCCATGCTCGGCGCCGACAGCTCCCTCATGTACTTCTACGTCAATGACCTGGACAAGGCCGGGCACCGCTACGGCTGCCAGTCGGCCCAGTGGGAACACCAGCTCGAGGAACTGGACGCCACGGTGCGGCGCCTCAACGCCACCCTCCCGCCGGGCACCACGGTCCTGCTCACGGCTGACCACGGCATGCTCGACGTTCCGGAGTCGCAGCGTCTGGACTACTCCGCGGAGCCGGCGCTGATCGCCGGCGTGCGGCACACGGCGGGGGAGCCCCGCATGGTCCACCTTTACCTGGAGCCCGACGCCGGGGAGCAGCAACGTGCGCTGCTCATCGACGCGTGGCGGGCCCGGTTCGGCGACAGGATCTGGGCGTTTACCAGGGACGAGGCCGTCGCCGCCGGATTGTTCGGCGACGTCCGGCCGGACGTCCGCGGCCGGATCGGGGACGTCATGATCGCCGCACGGGATGCCCTGGCCCTCTACGACACCCGGCGGGTGCGTCCCACCGCCCTGGAAGTCGTGGGTCAGCACGGGTCGCTGACCAAAGCCGAGCGTGAAGTCCCGCTGCTTTGTTTCCAGGCTCAAGGCAGAAAGGGCGCGCGTGGCTGA
- a CDS encoding DinB family protein: MPIIPDEKDWTWVLTRACPECGFDASTVTPATVPGTVSNMLPRWRAALRRPDVAERPDDATWSVLEYASHVRDVFSLFDHRLNLMLSEDNARFENWDQDQTAVDQDYANADPAVVSAELTAEGEQVAGSFAGVHEDEWSRKGLRSNGSEFTVMTLAQYFLHDVVHHLHDVDA, translated from the coding sequence ATGCCTATCATCCCTGACGAAAAGGACTGGACCTGGGTGCTGACCCGGGCCTGCCCCGAATGCGGTTTTGACGCCTCGACAGTCACTCCTGCCACGGTTCCCGGAACCGTCTCCAATATGCTTCCGCGCTGGCGGGCGGCGCTGCGCCGGCCGGATGTGGCCGAACGCCCGGACGACGCCACGTGGTCCGTGCTGGAGTACGCGTCGCACGTCCGGGACGTCTTCAGCCTCTTCGACCACCGGCTGAACCTGATGCTCAGCGAAGACAACGCCCGGTTTGAGAACTGGGACCAGGACCAGACGGCCGTGGACCAGGACTACGCCAACGCCGACCCCGCCGTCGTCAGTGCCGAACTTACGGCCGAGGGCGAACAGGTGGCCGGGTCGTTCGCCGGAGTGCACGAGGACGAGTGGAGCAGGAAAGGCCTCCGCAGCAACGGCTCGGAGTTCACGGTCATGACTCTCGCGCAGTACTTCCTGCACGACGTCGTCCACCACCTGCACGACGTCGACGCCTGA